tgatagggttGAGTGGAATTTCATTGAAGCAATCATGATCAAAATGGACTTTCCTGGTCActggatccatatcacaaaagCTTGCCTCTCTTCTGTTTCCTATTCAATACTTGTCAATGGAGAACCTCAGAAAAATTTTGTACCTTCGAGAGGCCTTAGACAAGGAGACCCCTTGTCCCCCTACTTGTTTATCCTTTGTGCTGAagccctctcttctctccttaGACATGCTGAGGCCTGTAGCAGTTTAACCCCTGTGGCTATTGGTAGGGGTCCTGTTAAAGTAAACCACCTcttttttgctgatgatagccttTTATTCTGCCAAGCCAAGTATGAGGAAATTAATTGTGTCCTCAAGATCCTTGAGCTATATGAGAAAGGATCAGGACAGGTTATAAACAAGGACAAGTCTGCTATCTCTTTAAGCAAGAACACTGCACTGATGACCCAACAGCAGATCATGCATCTAGCAGGGGTCCAATCCACCTccaattttgagaaatacttgggTTTACCTTCTTTGGTGGGTAGGAAGAAGATTGCCTCTTTCCACTCTTTAATTGATAGAACCTGGTCTCGGGTCTCTAATTGGAGGACCAAATTTCTCTCTGCAGCAGGAAAGGAAATTTTGCTCAAAGCTGTGCTTCAAGCCATTCCCACCTATGCAATGGGGATGTTCCTTCTACCAGCTTCTATAACAAGGAAACTAAACCAGATACTAaggaggttttggtggggtttcaatgaagactcttcaaaaattcaatggGTCAAGTGAGAGCAACTTAGTGGCAGGAAGGATATGGGAGGGCTTGGATTTCGAGATCTAAGATGTTTTAACATTGCCTTACTGTCCAAACAGGGATGGAGGATCCTCCAAAATCCTACATCCCTAGTGGCACAATTTCTAAAGCAAAAATACTTCAAACAAGGAAATTTGCTTGATGCAAAGCTTGGAACTGGGCTTTCCTTTGCATGGAGAGGAATACATGCTGGATTATCTCTGTTAAAAAAAGGCCTCAGttggagggttggaaatggaCAGCAGATTAACATCTGGCATGACAGATGGATACCCTCTTTACCTGAACAAAAAATTGTGACTACTCGAGATGCTGACTGCTGGTGTGACAAAGTCAGTGACATTATTAATCCTCAATTGAAGATATGGCAGAGTCTCTCATATCTGAACTATTTTCTATTCAGGAAATAGAGGGCATAAAAGTTATACCCATCAGCTTAGGAGGAAGAGATGACAAACTTATTTGGCAATTCACTCATAATGGCAACTACACTGTTAAAAGTGGATACTATCTTGGcaaagaattggaaagagagCAAATAGGAGAGTCTTCAGGCAAAACAATGGACTGCCTAGTATGGAGGTCCATTTGGAAGCTCAAGGTACCCCCTGCCACCAGAATGTTTGTTTGGAGGGCATGTAGTGAAGTATTACCCATTATGGCAaacctgaaaagaagaaaggtggtAAAGGACAGCATCTATCTAATCTGCAAGAAAGAACATGAGACTTCTGGGCATGCATTATGGGGATGTAGTGGTGCTCAAGATGTTTGGTGTCAAGGTCCAATAAAAGTGCAGAAATCCTCTTCTCATAGTGATTTGTTCTTTAATATCTAGGCAGAATTGATTGGCAAGCTTGATTCAGAGGAGTTAAATGAGGTAGCTGTTACAATGAGGCTAATATGGGAGAGAAGAAATGATGTATTACATGGGAAAGCCTTCAAACACCCTCGAGAAATCATTGCACGGGCCAGGACAGAACTGTCTCTTCATAATGAGGCTATGCAGAAGAATGTTGGTGCAAACTCTGAGAATATGACAAGGAGATTGGGATGGACTAAGCCTGCAGCAAGATGTCTgaaagtgaattgggatgcagctgtaCAAACGAGAATGGGAAGGATTGGCATCAGGGTAATTATCAGAAATCATCAAGGTCTAGTGATAGGTGCCCTTCGTGCTAACAGACCTTTGAAGGGCAGTGTTTTTTATGCTGAAGCATATGGGTTACTTTTGGCTTGTGTTTTTTGTAAGGAGATTGGAGTAAGGCACATCTGTTTGGAGGGGGACTCAAAGCAGGTAGTGGACCAAATGAACCAAGACAGTCCTAACTAGAGCTTAGGTGGCTGTCTCATATCAGATGCCAAAGAGATTCTAACCTCAGCTGCTGTTTGGTCCATCTCACATGTATACCGGGAGGCTAACATGGCAGCTCACAGGCTTGCTCAAGCGGCTTTCGAGTGTACTGAAGACATGTATGACATTGAGATGTGCCCATCTTGTATTTTTCAAGTGGTTTCTAAGGAAATGAGGCATTGAGATCAGCATTTGTATCTTGGTTTCTTTGTAATACTGGTTTGATTTGTATGAGTTTGGagttgattaatgagatcagttttattcaaaaaaaaattcttgtatatatgcatgtatatttgtatgtttgatacattgttatttaattattatattttactgtTAAATTCATACAATATCAATAATGTACtgtaaaaaatgagatttagtGAAACGATATTGTTAACATTTATacttaaatttttcaaatatcatcattataagctcttatgtaaattttgctataaaaaacattttaaaaatttaaatgaaaaaccTCAAAGAGAAATTGATATACTGTTCAATCATTAAacaaatttaatgattttattaatatgattataaatttgCGTCAAAACAAATTGAATGTGCTATTTGTTAATGCCGTTCGTGAGACAAAAAATTGAATGTTTTAAATATCTCTTTTAAAACTTGTCGCTCTtgtaatatatactttaaaaatatttgtatatagtTATGACTTGATTCTTATAAGtcattgtattataattataaaaattatgcaCAAAGACAACGTTGCCCTtgctagtattatatataagaagagATCATCATTTATACTGATGATATTATTCCTTTCCTTTAAAGAAAGTTATGCCAcaattgcatgcatgctttaTTGAGAATTCATGCGAACTTAACGGCCTTAATTAAATAAAGCTACCTACCGTTTCTGGTCCACCTTCTGTTTGGCCTTGTCTATTGATCTCTTTTTACCATCAAATTGCAGATACTCTCATGATTCtctttgaagaaagaaaaagagagagaaaagaaaatgaaaaatgaaaaaagaaatgaaacggATCCGaatgagttttctttttttatcattactGTTCCTAACATAAGAACAAAGTCATTACAATTCCAACACTTTTGCTGTTGTCATCATCTCATCTTTATCACCACCACACCCAACTACcaagaaaaaagggaaatacAAAACCTACAAACACTCCAAATCTGCAGAACCCAAAAGATTGCAGCATCGAAATTCATGCATTTGAGGTGCCAAAAAGCAAGGTTTTGATCAAACCCCAAAACACCCAATTACATGATGATGCTGATGAAGGGACTTTTCCCTGTCAATCATTCCCTGAACGTACCTAAACTCCTCCACATGGCAAGGGATAGTGATTGTCCCCTTCTGATCAAAACCGTACTCTTCCTCAGCCTCCTTCAGGAGTTGCATGAACAGTGGGTGATTGAAATATATAACAGGCACCACAAATCTCTGTTGCTCCTCACCCTGACCAACCTTGATTGCCAAACACCCTTTTGGCACGTCTCTCATCTCTTGCTTCCTCCCTTGGTGATGCTGCTGAAGATGATGCTGAGACAGGTTTTGGTGAAAGTTTCTCAGAGTTTTCTGGTCTCCACTTCCCATATCTGCAAAAGTCATGCAAACGAAGATTGACAAAGAAAGACAAAGGAGTACGTCCGTACGTAGCCCTTTCTTTGCTAGCTAGTTTTCTTGCCGATCTTTTACCTCCGATTATTACACGTTTTATAAGAAAACAAGGGAAAGAGGCGCCCAAGGCTCAGAGGCTCCGATGCCTTGCTTGAACAGGGTAAAGAAAGAGTATCTCAGAGAGCTTGGCACGTTGATCATGGCTAATAAACGTTCGCCCAAATACAAAGTGCATAAAGgccagaagaagaaaaaaacggATATATAGGAAAATAGTTGGGACTCTATGACAGTCCAGGAAAGTGTGTTGAGGCTTCCTACGCTGTAAAAGTAGAATTTGTTATTTTCTGCCCATGTAGTTTCTCGACCCTTGGATCTTTGTGGCCAAGATAATTGTCGAGGTCTTGGCGGTCTCGGGAAACGGGCTTTTATAACGTATACGAAATAAAAGACGAGATACGAAGGGTATAAACTTGGGGCTTTTGTGTGTGGAGCAAGGGCCACGCCCTTCCTTTTTTTCCATATAGAAAACTTTTATTATCAAGTTGGAGTCATGTAAAGAATTTATAGTAAAGTGtttttatgatataatttaatttaaaatataaattaaaaaaaaatttaattttatcaataaaatcttataatttaaattatgtgaaaTGTATAATCTACGCATcgatttaataatagaataactcttttaaatataatttttttattattcttttcagtATTATCAATTCACATTACGAGGAGATATAAAGAGTGCTATGTACCTAGTAGGATTCCCTCCCAAAAATGCCCACGTTAGTCCAATTGGTGGATCGTTCTAGATCATGTAAGTTTGTCTCTTTATTTCCTCAATTTGATTCATGGTAAGAATTCTCAATTACACTTGCTAATTTTAATGTAGTGGCAAGAGTGTGATTTTATGTTGTAAGTAGGGTAGGATATATTTCTTACGAGTGGAATAGGGAAGGACAAATCATGAAGAATAACCTCTGATCTACAGAATGCACACCACTCACTTGACGTGGTGAACCCGATTTGTCGCCACATCATGATTCTGCCCTTCTccctcaccccccccccccccaactccTTGTCTTCTAACTCACCCAAACGAAACCCCATCTACCCTTCTCCCTCACCCAGACGAAGCCCCCCACCCCTCACTCTCCCTTCTCTACAAAGGTTCTTCTGATGAGGCCTTACCTAGACGAAGCCCTCCGacccaatctcttgtagtggAGGGCCCAGCCAATGCAAGGGGGCAGATCAACTAATATGAACCTGCAGGAATAGAAttccttaaacccacaatcaatttgaaaactcactcaagaaaaccaaaatcaagtcaatgaatgaAGAACCTAGACCCGTTAAGAAcacgtttcaagaacctaaattatattaaaatctagacccgttgaagaacccgtctcaagaacctagattacaaagagaaacgccacaaaggttgtgatttacctttgataagttcaaaagttcaatcaagaacaaggggagataaactcaactcacaatgaataaatttatcaaatttcataaactaattaaaatgaggctacaaagagtatttaaaccaaaacctaattaaaaccctagctaaaaataaagccccttttacccaaaatgcccctggataaacagtgtcgcggctacaataacctcttgaaaccctagttcaataaaataataacttttccaacaagCCCTTGCATAAGCCCTCCCTTAAGTCTTTCCCGTAATAAACACagttattttaaactaataaaataagtcctttaaatgaattaaacaagttgaaagccttcaagtgcccaaagtctttaagtcatgttgttgccctctttcatagcttatcaaatgaaacaaaactggatcttcatccttcaagcccatcttaaatattgggctcttgctaaactcgtctcaagtagattgcatcaatccttgcattgcttccttgatcttcttgacccttgaccttgtaattggcccatttggaacttacaaatgatctttaagactaggtccatgttagtgcccatcattccccctcttcTCAAAAGGATTCGGCCTCGATTCttcacctggatcaaagggaaaaaggttactaacattgaaaatagcataaacatgatatttacctacaagatccacttgatatgcattatcattaatttgttcaagaatttggaatagtccatccaagatgctcctatcatcaactggtaaaagtattaaatctaaaggagtaaatagattaaatttataaacaatttcaaaaggtgaaaattgagtagtagcatgaacactccaattatatgtaaactcaatgaatggcaaacaatagtctcacaaatgttcatgaaacatatctaaagctttcttcacaccaaaatgaccactccaataatatgcaaattcaatgaaatgcaaatgatactcccgcaaataTTCAttcaacaagtcaatgtatagcaaatgatactcacacaaatgttcatgaaacacaccgAAAGCTTTCCTTTCACCAAAATAACCACTCCAATTAtctgcaaactcaatgaatgacaagcaATACTTCCAAAATGTTaatgcaacacgttaatgaatgacaaatgatacttccacaaacgttcatgcaacacttcaataaatagcaaatgatactcccaaaAACATTCacgcaacacatcaatgaatgacaaatgtaCTTctacaaatgttcatgcaacacgttattgaatggcaaatgatattcccacaaacgttcatgcaacacaacaaaaatcttccttataccaaggttacccaacaaatcaccatgtctatcacacacaagcaatttacgcataaaactagtagacacacaaaatctattctctctaaacaagtatcaatctagtttatagaacttaccgaacgatgctttctcacttgttccatacacactagcaaagtcatcatcattagcatgcaattccttatcatagtCAAGTCTCaaaaattttgcatctaaaatgcaGACAAGGGCATActttcttgctaaagcatcaacaacaaaatttttcataccttgtatGTATTTGAATACAAAAGGAAAGATCTCAATGAATTGCACCAACTTGGTatgcattctattcaacttacaTTGTCCCTTCAAGTGCGTCAATGACTCAtcttcttccaagaaaggtcggttaggaattgtcgcacctgacacaaaatcaatgtagtgctctatctccctaataggtggcaatctaCTAAACACATcgctaggaatcatgacctcatatccctgcaacaaagaaacaacaacactaggcaaagagtcgttaaattcgttagtataaaaacttgccttagtataaaaactcacttttgtctttctttttctctctgcaatctctctttctttttcctctcgtggctccactctttttttcttgactctcagccacctctgtattttctttttcactctctctttctcttgatgtttcggcatcattctcttttttcatctctctctttttcatttccactctctttttttctttcactctcctctttttttgaactctcggcctcacaattatttttcaactcattctttctttttcctgagCTTTCAGtctcaccctcatcttttcccttaggtggttcggtcttcccctttgttacagcttgatcatttttgtctcACTTTGGTTttcaaggagtactagaaaccgaagtataccttgacgTACCATTTCTTTTCAActgtctctccaccttcatagccatgtgtaccatgtcctctacctccacataatgttacaactcaactacattggctatctccttATTCaatccactcaaaaatctagccatcgtggtctcccgatcctccactacattagctcgaatcatagccacctccatctctttatagtaatcctctacactcctaaacccctgtgtaagattttgtagtttttggtagaggtctttATACTAGTgactaggtacaaatctccgcctcatgatagctttcaactctctccaagTTTCTACacgcctctcaagattcctccttcTATTGGTCattaattgatcccaccaaatactcgcataatcagtgaactcaattatggccaacttcacattcttctcctcagagtaattatgacaatcaaacaccaactctattctttccTCCCACTTTatataaacttcagggtcaatTCTACCTTGGAaggatggtattttcattttgatgctcacaaggttcttatctactccatctcgaccccctggCTTTGCCCTAAGTCCTCTTCcacgcctaa
This window of the Juglans regia cultivar Chandler chromosome 12, Walnut 2.0, whole genome shotgun sequence genome carries:
- the LOC108981280 gene encoding auxin-responsive protein SAUR32-like; the protein is MGSGDQKTLRNFHQNLSQHHLQQHHQGRKQEMRDVPKGCLAIKVGQGEEQQRFVVPVIYFNHPLFMQLLKEAEEEYGFDQKGTITIPCHVEEFRYVQGMIDREKSLHQHHHVIGCFGV